One window of Stigmatopora nigra isolate UIUO_SnigA chromosome 14, RoL_Snig_1.1, whole genome shotgun sequence genomic DNA carries:
- the hnrnpaba gene encoding heterogeneous nuclear ribonucleoprotein A/Ba has product MAEIEQQYMETSENGHEVDDFNGAGQAEENACDEGAGPIADDNSQNGGTEGGQIDASKGEEDAGKMFVGGLSWDTTKKDLKDYFSKFGDVSDCTIKIDQQTGRSRGFGFILFKDSASVDKVLEHKEHRLDGRQIDPKKAMAMKKDPVKKIFVGGLNPDTAKQVIEDYFKAYGEIETIELPQDPKTEKRRGFVFITFQDESPVKKILEKKFHNVGGSTCEIKIAQPKEVYQQQQFSARGYGGGARGGRGRGGGGQSWNQGGGGGGGYNNYWGQGGGYNQNYGGYGQQSYGGYGGYGGYDYSAGGYYGYGGGYDYNQGNTSYGKTPRRGHPSSYKPY; this is encoded by the exons ATGGCTGAGATCGAGCAGCAGTATATGGAGACCTCGGAAAACGGCCACGAAGTGGACGACTTTAATGGAGCCGGCCAGGCCGAGGAGAACGCCTGCGATGAAGGAGCCGGGCCAATCGCCGACGACAATTCGCAAAACGGCGGCACGGAAGGAGGCCAGATAGACGCCAGCAAAGGCGAAGAAGACGCGGG GAAAATGTTTGTCGGTGGCCTCAGCTGGGACACGACCAAGAAGGATCTCAAAGATTACTTCTCCAAGTTTGGCGACGTGTCGGACTGCACCATCAAGATTGACCAGCAGACGGGCCGATCGCGAGGATTCGGTTTCATTCTTTTCAAAGATTCGGCCAGCGTGGACAAG GTCCTCGAACACAAGGAACACAGGCTGGACGGGAGGCAGATCGACCCGAAGAAGGCCATGGCCATGAAGAAGGACCCCGTCAAGAAAATCTTTGTCGGCGGCCTCAACCCAGACACGGCCAAGCAGGTCATCGAGGACTACTTCAAAGCCTACGGCGAG ATCGAGACCATCGAGCTCCCCCAAGATCCCAAGACCGAGAAGAGGAGGGGTTTCGTGTTCATCACCTTTCAGGACGAGTCTCCCGTGAAGAAAATCCTGGAGAAGAAATTCCACAACGTCGGCGGCAGCACG TGTGAAATAAAAATCGCCCAGCCCAAGGAAGTCTACCAGCAGCAACAATTCAGCGCCCGCGGATATGGCGGCGGAGCGCGCGGCGGCAGGGGCCGCGGAG GTGGAGGCCAGAGCTGGAACCAAGGCGGCGGCGGAGGTGGCGGCTACAACAACTACTGGGGCCAAGGCGGCGGCTACAACCAGAACTACGGAGGCTACGGGCAGCAAAGCTACGGAGGCTACGGCGGCTACGGAGGCTACGACTACTCGGCCGGTGGTTATTACGGCTATGGGGGTGGCTACGATTACA ACCAGGGCAATACGAGCTATGGGAAAACTCCAAGACGCGGCCACCCGAGTAGCTACAAGCCATACTGA
- the LOC144207756 gene encoding 5-phosphohydroxy-L-lysine phospho-lyase-like isoform X2: MASKPLRKEETLTMRRRLIGQSCRLFYSDDPVKIVRARGQYLYDENGQRYLDCIMGHCHPSVTKAAADQMDLLNTNTRFLHDNIVLYADRLAATLPERLSVFYFVNSGSEANDLALRLAHQYTQHEDVIVLDHAYHGHLMSLIDISPYKFRKLTGQKEWVHVAPLPDTYRGEYKDDDAYTDAVKDLIEEAHAKGRKISAFFAESMPSVGGQIILPRGYSAKVAEYVRAAGGVFVADEVQTGFGRVGSHYWAFQMQEDFCPDIVTMGKPMGNGHPVACVATTAEIARAFTDNGVEYFNTFGGNPVSCAIGLAVLDVVEKEDLRGNAKKVGGRLIDLFSDLKSRHEIIGDVRGAGLFVGIELVEDRELKTPATKAAAQIVKRLKVEDRICVSTDGPWESVLKFKPPMCFNIEDAELVAKCIDRILTDMEADVRLGKEDI; this comes from the exons ATGGCTTCAAAACCACTGAGAAAAGAGGAAACCTTGACAATGAGGAGGCGATTAATCGG GCAATCGTGCAGACTTTTTTACTCAGACGATCCCGTAAAAATCGTAAGGGCAAGAGGACAATATCTTTATGATGAGAACGGCCAGCGCTACCTGGATTGCATAA TGGGCCACTGCCATCCCAGTGTTACAAAAGCGGCAGCAGACCAAATGGACCTTCTGAACACCAACACCAGATTCCTGCACGACAATATTGTGTTATACGCCGATCGCTTGGCTGCCACTTTGCCTGAAAGACTGTCTGTCTTCTATTTTGTCAACTCCGG ATCCGAGGCCAACGATCTCGCCCTACGTTTGGCCCATCAGTACACTCAACACGAAGACGTCATCGTGCTCGACCA CGCCTATCACGGTCACCTGATGTCCCTCATCGACATCAGCCCTTACAAGTTCCGGAAATTGACCGGACAAAAAGAATGGGTTCACGTG GCGCCCTTACCGGACACCTACCGAGGAGAGTACAAAGACGACGACGCATACACAGACGCAGTCAAGGACTTGATCGAGGAGGCGCACGCCAAAGGTCGCAAG ATTTCGGCCTTTTTTGCCGAATCGATGCCCAGTGTAGGGGGACAAATTATCCTGCCCCGGGGATACTCGGCCAAAGTCGCCGA GTACGTGCGCGCCGCCGGCGGGGTGTTCGTGGCCGACGAGGTGCAGACGGGTTTTGGACGCGTGGGGAGTCATTACTGGGCTTTTCAGATGCAAGAGGATTTTTGCCCCGACATAGTGACCATGGGAAAGCCGATGGGGAACGGCCACCCCGTGGCCTGCGTGGCCACCACGGCCGAGATTGCTCGGGCTTTCACAGACAACGGGGTGGAGTACTTCAATACG TTTGGGGGGAACCCCGTGTCGTGTGCAATCGGCCTGGCCGTCCTGGACGTGGTAGAGAAAGAAGACTTGAGAGGAAATGCTAAAAAAGTGGGAGGACGCCTCATAGATTTGTTCTCAGATCTGAAAAGTCGGCATGAAATTATTGGAGATGTTAG AGGCGCTGGACTTTTTGTGGGAATTGAGCTGGTGGAAGATAGAGAACTGAAGACGCCCGCCACTAAAGCGGCGGCACAAATTGTGAAAAG GCTCAAAGTGGAAGACCGAATTTGCGTCAGCACAGACGGACCTTGGGAAAGTGTCTTAAAGTTCAAACCGCCCATGTGCTTTAACATAGAAGACGCCGAGCTGGTGGCAAAGTGCATCGATCGCATCCTCACAG ACATGGAAGCTGACGTGAGGCTCGGAAAGGAAGACATTTAG
- the LOC144207756 gene encoding 5-phosphohydroxy-L-lysine phospho-lyase-like isoform X1 — MASKPLRKEETLTMRRRLIGQSCRLFYSDDPVKIVRARGQYLYDENGQRYLDCISNVHHVGHCHPSVTKAAADQMDLLNTNTRFLHDNIVLYADRLAATLPERLSVFYFVNSGSEANDLALRLAHQYTQHEDVIVLDHAYHGHLMSLIDISPYKFRKLTGQKEWVHVAPLPDTYRGEYKDDDAYTDAVKDLIEEAHAKGRKISAFFAESMPSVGGQIILPRGYSAKVAEYVRAAGGVFVADEVQTGFGRVGSHYWAFQMQEDFCPDIVTMGKPMGNGHPVACVATTAEIARAFTDNGVEYFNTFGGNPVSCAIGLAVLDVVEKEDLRGNAKKVGGRLIDLFSDLKSRHEIIGDVRGAGLFVGIELVEDRELKTPATKAAAQIVKRLKVEDRICVSTDGPWESVLKFKPPMCFNIEDAELVAKCIDRILTDMEADVRLGKEDI, encoded by the exons ATGGCTTCAAAACCACTGAGAAAAGAGGAAACCTTGACAATGAGGAGGCGATTAATCGG GCAATCGTGCAGACTTTTTTACTCAGACGATCCCGTAAAAATCGTAAGGGCAAGAGGACAATATCTTTATGATGAGAACGGCCAGCGCTACCTGGATTGCATAAGTAATGTTCACCACG TGGGCCACTGCCATCCCAGTGTTACAAAAGCGGCAGCAGACCAAATGGACCTTCTGAACACCAACACCAGATTCCTGCACGACAATATTGTGTTATACGCCGATCGCTTGGCTGCCACTTTGCCTGAAAGACTGTCTGTCTTCTATTTTGTCAACTCCGG ATCCGAGGCCAACGATCTCGCCCTACGTTTGGCCCATCAGTACACTCAACACGAAGACGTCATCGTGCTCGACCA CGCCTATCACGGTCACCTGATGTCCCTCATCGACATCAGCCCTTACAAGTTCCGGAAATTGACCGGACAAAAAGAATGGGTTCACGTG GCGCCCTTACCGGACACCTACCGAGGAGAGTACAAAGACGACGACGCATACACAGACGCAGTCAAGGACTTGATCGAGGAGGCGCACGCCAAAGGTCGCAAG ATTTCGGCCTTTTTTGCCGAATCGATGCCCAGTGTAGGGGGACAAATTATCCTGCCCCGGGGATACTCGGCCAAAGTCGCCGA GTACGTGCGCGCCGCCGGCGGGGTGTTCGTGGCCGACGAGGTGCAGACGGGTTTTGGACGCGTGGGGAGTCATTACTGGGCTTTTCAGATGCAAGAGGATTTTTGCCCCGACATAGTGACCATGGGAAAGCCGATGGGGAACGGCCACCCCGTGGCCTGCGTGGCCACCACGGCCGAGATTGCTCGGGCTTTCACAGACAACGGGGTGGAGTACTTCAATACG TTTGGGGGGAACCCCGTGTCGTGTGCAATCGGCCTGGCCGTCCTGGACGTGGTAGAGAAAGAAGACTTGAGAGGAAATGCTAAAAAAGTGGGAGGACGCCTCATAGATTTGTTCTCAGATCTGAAAAGTCGGCATGAAATTATTGGAGATGTTAG AGGCGCTGGACTTTTTGTGGGAATTGAGCTGGTGGAAGATAGAGAACTGAAGACGCCCGCCACTAAAGCGGCGGCACAAATTGTGAAAAG GCTCAAAGTGGAAGACCGAATTTGCGTCAGCACAGACGGACCTTGGGAAAGTGTCTTAAAGTTCAAACCGCCCATGTGCTTTAACATAGAAGACGCCGAGCTGGTGGCAAAGTGCATCGATCGCATCCTCACAG ACATGGAAGCTGACGTGAGGCTCGGAAAGGAAGACATTTAG
- the LOC144207756 gene encoding 5-phosphohydroxy-L-lysine phospho-lyase-like isoform X3: MDLLNTNTRFLHDNIVLYADRLAATLPERLSVFYFVNSGSEANDLALRLAHQYTQHEDVIVLDHAYHGHLMSLIDISPYKFRKLTGQKEWVHVAPLPDTYRGEYKDDDAYTDAVKDLIEEAHAKGRKISAFFAESMPSVGGQIILPRGYSAKVAEYVRAAGGVFVADEVQTGFGRVGSHYWAFQMQEDFCPDIVTMGKPMGNGHPVACVATTAEIARAFTDNGVEYFNTFGGNPVSCAIGLAVLDVVEKEDLRGNAKKVGGRLIDLFSDLKSRHEIIGDVRGAGLFVGIELVEDRELKTPATKAAAQIVKRLKVEDRICVSTDGPWESVLKFKPPMCFNIEDAELVAKCIDRILTDMEADVRLGKEDI; this comes from the exons ATGGACCTTCTGAACACCAACACCAGATTCCTGCACGACAATATTGTGTTATACGCCGATCGCTTGGCTGCCACTTTGCCTGAAAGACTGTCTGTCTTCTATTTTGTCAACTCCGG ATCCGAGGCCAACGATCTCGCCCTACGTTTGGCCCATCAGTACACTCAACACGAAGACGTCATCGTGCTCGACCA CGCCTATCACGGTCACCTGATGTCCCTCATCGACATCAGCCCTTACAAGTTCCGGAAATTGACCGGACAAAAAGAATGGGTTCACGTG GCGCCCTTACCGGACACCTACCGAGGAGAGTACAAAGACGACGACGCATACACAGACGCAGTCAAGGACTTGATCGAGGAGGCGCACGCCAAAGGTCGCAAG ATTTCGGCCTTTTTTGCCGAATCGATGCCCAGTGTAGGGGGACAAATTATCCTGCCCCGGGGATACTCGGCCAAAGTCGCCGA GTACGTGCGCGCCGCCGGCGGGGTGTTCGTGGCCGACGAGGTGCAGACGGGTTTTGGACGCGTGGGGAGTCATTACTGGGCTTTTCAGATGCAAGAGGATTTTTGCCCCGACATAGTGACCATGGGAAAGCCGATGGGGAACGGCCACCCCGTGGCCTGCGTGGCCACCACGGCCGAGATTGCTCGGGCTTTCACAGACAACGGGGTGGAGTACTTCAATACG TTTGGGGGGAACCCCGTGTCGTGTGCAATCGGCCTGGCCGTCCTGGACGTGGTAGAGAAAGAAGACTTGAGAGGAAATGCTAAAAAAGTGGGAGGACGCCTCATAGATTTGTTCTCAGATCTGAAAAGTCGGCATGAAATTATTGGAGATGTTAG AGGCGCTGGACTTTTTGTGGGAATTGAGCTGGTGGAAGATAGAGAACTGAAGACGCCCGCCACTAAAGCGGCGGCACAAATTGTGAAAAG GCTCAAAGTGGAAGACCGAATTTGCGTCAGCACAGACGGACCTTGGGAAAGTGTCTTAAAGTTCAAACCGCCCATGTGCTTTAACATAGAAGACGCCGAGCTGGTGGCAAAGTGCATCGATCGCATCCTCACAG ACATGGAAGCTGACGTGAGGCTCGGAAAGGAAGACATTTAG
- the LOC144207757 gene encoding protein FAM53C-like, whose product MVTLITEQLRKQSLEEPYSKAFNGKVTLPALGSSPTISWSACKSTQESGGVVGRPLLQGKSPPLPYLLAKAPRGSDASIPSRGSPPIPSRGSPPTKRHCPSPSVPEELSRCRSTWHPTASKVWTPVKRHSQSRRRSPSGAPRIFYKSSSSPTFVSLALSGDSPKTARSSSPTALVGQAALRRRYYSLSPFQVVTTSALSQHPRPLTRGRRGMECPASSLSPTSSSSSRRERRGAAPRCRSQPCDTRRPRLKRRLVPDVLPGPRPRLNFSKMTQIGNGDGLFLGGCGTTARSQKEQKVWPSPVEFLGRVGVRPLGESEEEEEDDDEEEEDGDGEEEEEEDDKMKRTVIPEAHLLFERDCTELDLNLIEEN is encoded by the exons ATGGTGACACTCATCACGGAGCAGCTTCGAAAGCAAAGTTTGGAAGAACCTTATAGCAAGGCTTTCAATGGGAAGGTG ACGCTACCCGCTTTAGGCTCCAGCCCCACCATCTCTTGGAGCGCATGCAAATCCACACAAG AAAGTGGCGGTGTTGTTGGGCGGCCCTTACTTCAAGGCAAATCTCCGCCATTGCCATACCTGCTGGCAAAAGCCCCGCGCGGAAGCGACGCTTCCATTCCGTCGCGGGGCTCCCCTCCCATTCCGTCACGGGGCTCCCCTCCCACCAAACGCCACTGTCCCTCCCCGTCCGTTCCGGAGGAGCTGTCTCGCTGCCGCTCCACCTGGCACCCCACCGCCTCCAAAGTTTGGACCCCGGTAAAGCGTCATAGCCAAAGTAGGAGAAGGTCCCCGTCGGGCGCCCCCAGGATCTTCTACAAGTCGTCCTCCAGTCCTACTTTCGTTAGCTTGGCGCTATCTGGCGACTCGCCCAAAACGGCCCGCTCTTCGTCGCCGACGGCTCTCGTCGGTCAGGCGGCGCTACGCCGACGCTACTACTCGCTTTCCCCTTTCCAAGTGGTGACCACGTCGGCGCTTTCCCAGCATCCTCGGCCTCTGACACGCGGGCGTCGTGGAATGGAGTGCCCGGCGTCGTCTCTCTCGCCGACTTCGTCGTCGTCATCGCGGCGCGAGCGACGTGGAGCGGCGCCGCGGTGCCGCTCGCAGCCCTGCGACACCAGGAGACCTCGTTTGAAAAGGCGCCTGGTCCCAGATGTGCTTCCCGGTCCGAGGCCCCGCCTCAACTTCAGCAAGATGACTCAA ATTGGCAATGGCGATGGCCTTTTTTTGGGTGGCTGCGGGACCACGGCGCGTTCCCAAAAAGAGCAGAAGGTCTGGCCGTCTCCCGTGGAGTTCTTGGGCCGAGTCGGCGTCCGGCCGTTGGGCGAaagtgaagaagaagaggaggatgatgatgaggaggaggaggatggggatggggaggaggaggaggaggaggacgataAAATGAAAAGAACTGTCATCCCTGAGGCACATTTGCTTTTTGAAAGGGACTGCACAGAACTGGACTTGAACCTCATTGAAGAAAACTGA
- the ctbp1l gene encoding C-terminal-binding protein 1 isoform X1, with the protein MALMDKHKQVKRQRLDRICEGIRPPILNGPMHPRPLVALLDGRDCTVEMPILKDVATVAFCDAQSTQEIHEKVLNEAVAALLYHTITLSRDDLEKFKGLRVIVRIGSGFDNVDVKAAAELGIAVCNVPASSVEETADTSLCLILNLYRRVTWMHQALREGTRASSVEQIREVAGGAARIRGETLGIIGLGRVGQAVALRAKAFGFGVIFYDPYLPDGVERSLGLQRMATLQDLLIHSDCVSLHCSLNEHNHHLINDFTIKQMRQGAFLVNTSRGGLVDEKALAQALKEGRIRGAALDVHESEPFSFSSGPLKDAPNLICTPHTSWYSEQASVEAREEAAREVRRAITGRIPDSLKNCVNKEYLMAASQWPSMEAATVHPELNGATYRFPLINVATAGGLPGAGAGVESLVSANLAHGIAPVSHPPHAPSPGQPTKAEADRDIPSDQ; encoded by the exons ATGGCTCTGATGGATAAACACAAACAAGTCAAGCGCCAGAGGCTAGACCGCATTTGTGAGG GCATCCGACCCCCCATCCTGAACGGGCCGATGCACCCGCGGCCGCTCGTCGCCCTGCTGGACGGCCGCGACTGCACGGTGGAAATGCCCATCCTCAAAGATGTCGCCACCGTGGCCTTCTGCGACGCCCAGTCCACGCAAGAAATTCACGAGaag GTGCTGAACGAGGCCGTGGCCGCCCTGCTTTATCACACCATCACCCTCTCCAGAGACGACTTGGAGAAGTTCAAAGGTCTCCGAGTCATCGTCCGAATCGGCTCCGGCTTTGACAACGTCGACGTTAAAGCGGCCGCTGAGCTCG GCATCGCCGTTTGTAACGTCCCCGCGTCCTCGGTGGAGGAGACGGCCGACACTTCGCTATGTTTGATCCTTAACTTGTATCGGCGGGTCACCTGGATGCACCAGGCTCTGCGGGAGGGAACCAGAGCCTCCAGCGTGGAGCAGATCCGAGAGGTGGCCGGCGGGGCCGCTAGAATCCGAGGAGAGACGCTGGGAATCATTGGCCTAG GTCGCGTGGGCCAAGCGGTGGCTCTGCGGGCCAAGGCCTTTGGCTTTGGCGTCATTTTTTACGACCCCTATTTGCCCGACGGCGTGGAGCGCTCCCTGGGCCTTCAGCGCATGGCCACCCTGCAGGATCTGCTCATCCACTCGGACTGCGTATCCCTGCACTGCAGCCTCAACGAGCACAACCACCATCTCATCAACGACTTCACTATCAAACAG ATGCGTCAAGGGGCTTTCCTGGTGAACACGTCAAGAGGCGGCCTCGTGGACGAGAAAGCCCTGGCCCAGGCCCTAAAGGAGGGCCGGATACGAGGAGCCGCTTTGGACGTCCACGAAAGCGAACCCTTCAG TTTTTCAAGCGGCCCCCTAAAAGACGCCCCCAACTTGATCTGTACCCCACACACATCTTGGTACAGCGAGCAGGCCTCGGTGGAAGCGAGGGAAGAGGCGGCTAGGGAAGTGCGCCGTGCTATTACTG ggcGTATACCGGACAGTCTGAAGAATTGTGTCAATAAAGAGTATCTGATGGCGGCGTCTCAGTGGCCCAGCATGGAAGCCGCCACCGTTCACCCCGAACTCAACGGAGCAACCTACAG ATTTCCTCTGATCAATGTGGCCACGGCGGGCGGTCTCCCGGGAGCCGGCGCCGGGGTGGAAAGCCTGGTCTCGGCCAACCTGGCCCACGGCATAGCGCCCGTCTCGCACCCGCCGCACGCCCCTTCCCCGGGCCAGCCCACCAAGGCCGAAGCGGACAGAGACATCCCCTCCGACCAATAA
- the ctbp1l gene encoding C-terminal-binding protein 1 isoform X2: MQGIRPPILNGPMHPRPLVALLDGRDCTVEMPILKDVATVAFCDAQSTQEIHEKVLNEAVAALLYHTITLSRDDLEKFKGLRVIVRIGSGFDNVDVKAAAELGIAVCNVPASSVEETADTSLCLILNLYRRVTWMHQALREGTRASSVEQIREVAGGAARIRGETLGIIGLGRVGQAVALRAKAFGFGVIFYDPYLPDGVERSLGLQRMATLQDLLIHSDCVSLHCSLNEHNHHLINDFTIKQMRQGAFLVNTSRGGLVDEKALAQALKEGRIRGAALDVHESEPFSFSSGPLKDAPNLICTPHTSWYSEQASVEAREEAAREVRRAITGRIPDSLKNCVNKEYLMAASQWPSMEAATVHPELNGATYRFPLINVATAGGLPGAGAGVESLVSANLAHGIAPVSHPPHAPSPGQPTKAEADRDIPSDQ, encoded by the exons ATGCAAG GCATCCGACCCCCCATCCTGAACGGGCCGATGCACCCGCGGCCGCTCGTCGCCCTGCTGGACGGCCGCGACTGCACGGTGGAAATGCCCATCCTCAAAGATGTCGCCACCGTGGCCTTCTGCGACGCCCAGTCCACGCAAGAAATTCACGAGaag GTGCTGAACGAGGCCGTGGCCGCCCTGCTTTATCACACCATCACCCTCTCCAGAGACGACTTGGAGAAGTTCAAAGGTCTCCGAGTCATCGTCCGAATCGGCTCCGGCTTTGACAACGTCGACGTTAAAGCGGCCGCTGAGCTCG GCATCGCCGTTTGTAACGTCCCCGCGTCCTCGGTGGAGGAGACGGCCGACACTTCGCTATGTTTGATCCTTAACTTGTATCGGCGGGTCACCTGGATGCACCAGGCTCTGCGGGAGGGAACCAGAGCCTCCAGCGTGGAGCAGATCCGAGAGGTGGCCGGCGGGGCCGCTAGAATCCGAGGAGAGACGCTGGGAATCATTGGCCTAG GTCGCGTGGGCCAAGCGGTGGCTCTGCGGGCCAAGGCCTTTGGCTTTGGCGTCATTTTTTACGACCCCTATTTGCCCGACGGCGTGGAGCGCTCCCTGGGCCTTCAGCGCATGGCCACCCTGCAGGATCTGCTCATCCACTCGGACTGCGTATCCCTGCACTGCAGCCTCAACGAGCACAACCACCATCTCATCAACGACTTCACTATCAAACAG ATGCGTCAAGGGGCTTTCCTGGTGAACACGTCAAGAGGCGGCCTCGTGGACGAGAAAGCCCTGGCCCAGGCCCTAAAGGAGGGCCGGATACGAGGAGCCGCTTTGGACGTCCACGAAAGCGAACCCTTCAG TTTTTCAAGCGGCCCCCTAAAAGACGCCCCCAACTTGATCTGTACCCCACACACATCTTGGTACAGCGAGCAGGCCTCGGTGGAAGCGAGGGAAGAGGCGGCTAGGGAAGTGCGCCGTGCTATTACTG ggcGTATACCGGACAGTCTGAAGAATTGTGTCAATAAAGAGTATCTGATGGCGGCGTCTCAGTGGCCCAGCATGGAAGCCGCCACCGTTCACCCCGAACTCAACGGAGCAACCTACAG ATTTCCTCTGATCAATGTGGCCACGGCGGGCGGTCTCCCGGGAGCCGGCGCCGGGGTGGAAAGCCTGGTCTCGGCCAACCTGGCCCACGGCATAGCGCCCGTCTCGCACCCGCCGCACGCCCCTTCCCCGGGCCAGCCCACCAAGGCCGAAGCGGACAGAGACATCCCCTCCGACCAATAA